The proteins below are encoded in one region of Oncorhynchus tshawytscha isolate Ot180627B linkage group LG04, Otsh_v2.0, whole genome shotgun sequence:
- the arsk gene encoding arylsulfatase K isoform X1 — MRNNNKRENVLQSRSPCWTTVTSLNKCLSSAPSQAAAVNVVIIFILMYAMYGTWLVLIILSQTHGHCMCQNRTTNFRPNIVMVMSDAFDGRLTFDPGSRVVQLPYLNYLRELGTVFINAYTNSPICCPSRAAMWSGRFVHLTESWNNYKCLDRNVTTWMDMLQQNGYNTLSVGKLDYTSGSHSVSNRVEAWTRDVPFLLRQEGRPVTDLVGDASTTRVMTKDWRTTDIATQWIRHKAAALSQPFALYLGLNLPHPYVTDSLGPNAGGSTFRTSPYWLEKVMPELISIPKWLPLSDMHPVDYYSTFTKNCSGNFTEQEVRKIRAFYYAMCAETDAMLGQVISALRDTDLLDTTVLLFTSDHGDLAMEHRQFYKMSMFEGSSHVPLLIMGPGVKSGLRLSQLVSLVDIYPTVLEMAGVAVPGGLSGHSLLPLLSQSAARPARPRPDWVLSEYHGCNANASTYMLREGQWKYITYADGVSVPPQLFDLTVDKEELHNVASKFPDVCRHLDKLLRSAVDYPQVSQAICLYNKQQFAAWRKSLGDNYTQVIANLRWHLDWQEDVENNEKAIDEWLMTSGFSSEKLKVSLF; from the exons ATGCGGAACAACAACAAACGTGAAAATGTGTTGCAGTCAAGAAGCCCTTGTTGGACGACAGTCACTTCCCTGAATAAATGCCTCTCGTCAGCACCAAGTCAAGCAGCAGCAGTTAATGTCGTAATAATTTTTATATTGATGTACGCGATGTATGGAACATGGTTAGTTCTCATTATACTTTCCCAAACGCATGGACATTGTATGTGCCAAAATCGTACCACAAACTTCAGACCCAACATTGTGATGGTGATGTCCGATGCATTT GATGGGCGGCTGACCTTTGACCCTGGGAGTAGGGTGGTCCAGTTACCATACTTAAACTATCTCCGGGAGCTAGGCACTGTCTTCATCAATGCCTACACCAATTCTCCAATCTGTTGCCCCTCAAGAGCAG CTATGTGGAGTGGTCGCTTTGTCCATTTAACTGAGTCCTGGAATAATTATAAGTGCCTGGACCGCAATGTCACAACGTGGATGGACATGCTCCAACAGAATGGCTATAACACCTTGAGTGTTGGGAAGCTGGACTATACTTCAGGAAGTCACTCTGTCAG TAATCGTGTGGAGGCATGGACGCGAGATGTGCCTTTCCTTCTGCGGCAAGAAGGCCGGCCGGTGACCGACCTGGTTGGGGACGCGTCCACAACGAGAGTCATGACCAAGGACTGGAGAACCACGGACATTGCCACCCAATGGATCCGCCACAAAGCTGCAGCTCTCTCCCAGCCTTTCGCCCTCTACCTGGGCCTGAACCTGCCACACCCCTACGTCACAGACTCCTTGGGGCCCAACGCTGGGGGATCCACCTTCCGCACCTCTCCTTACTGGCTTGAAAAG GTGATGCCTGAATTAATCTCTATTCCAAAATGGCTGCCGTTGTCCGACATGCACCCTGTGGACTACTACTCCACCTTCACCAAGAACTGCAGTGGGAACTTCACAGAGCAGGAGGTCAGAAAGATACGGGCCTTCTACTACGCTATGTGTGCTGAAACAGATGCCATGCTGG GCCAGGTGATCTCAGCTTTGCGGGACACAGACTTGCTGGACACCACAGTGCTGCTCTTCACGTCTGACCACGGCGACCTGGCCATGGAGCACCGACAGTTCTACAAGATGTCCATGTTTGAGGGCAGCTCCCATGTCCCCCTGCTCATCATGGGGCCTGGGGTGAAGTCTGGCCTGCGGCTGAGTCAGCTAGTGTCCTTGGTGGACATCTATCCCACTGTGCTGG AGATGGCAGGCGTAGCAGTGCCAGGTGGCCTTAGTGGTCATTCACTCCTGCCTTTGCTGTCTCAGTCTGCTGCCCGGCCCGCACGGCCTCGCCCAGACTGGGTATTGAGTGAATACCACGGTTGCAATGCCAACGCCTCCACCTATATGTTGAGGGAGGGCCAGTGGAAGTACATTACCTACGCAGATGGTGTGAGTGTCCCCCCGCAGCTAttcg ACTTAACGGTGGACAAAGAGGAGCTTCACAATGTGGCGTCCAAATTCCCTGATGTGTGTCGTCACCTGGACAAGCTGCTGCGCAGCGCAGTAGACTACCCCCAAGTCTCTCAGGCAATCTGTCTCTACAATAAGCAACAGTTTGCTGCATGGCGAAAGAGTCTTGGTGACAATTATACCCAAGTCATTGCAAACCTGCGTTGGCATCTGGACTGGCAAGAGGATGTGGAGAACAATGAGAAAGCCATCGATGAGTGGCTCATGACATCTGGGTTCTCTTCTGAAAAGCTCAAAGTATCTCTGTTTTAA
- the arsk gene encoding arylsulfatase K isoform X2, translating into MTLIPIVSMWSGRFVHLTESWNNYKCLDRNVTTWMDMLQQNGYNTLSVGKLDYTSGSHSVSNRVEAWTRDVPFLLRQEGRPVTDLVGDASTTRVMTKDWRTTDIATQWIRHKAAALSQPFALYLGLNLPHPYVTDSLGPNAGGSTFRTSPYWLEKVMPELISIPKWLPLSDMHPVDYYSTFTKNCSGNFTEQEVRKIRAFYYAMCAETDAMLGQVISALRDTDLLDTTVLLFTSDHGDLAMEHRQFYKMSMFEGSSHVPLLIMGPGVKSGLRLSQLVSLVDIYPTVLEMAGVAVPGGLSGHSLLPLLSQSAARPARPRPDWVLSEYHGCNANASTYMLREGQWKYITYADGVSVPPQLFDLTVDKEELHNVASKFPDVCRHLDKLLRSAVDYPQVSQAICLYNKQQFAAWRKSLGDNYTQVIANLRWHLDWQEDVENNEKAIDEWLMTSGFSSEKLKVSLF; encoded by the exons ATGACTCTGATTCCAATAGTTT CTATGTGGAGTGGTCGCTTTGTCCATTTAACTGAGTCCTGGAATAATTATAAGTGCCTGGACCGCAATGTCACAACGTGGATGGACATGCTCCAACAGAATGGCTATAACACCTTGAGTGTTGGGAAGCTGGACTATACTTCAGGAAGTCACTCTGTCAG TAATCGTGTGGAGGCATGGACGCGAGATGTGCCTTTCCTTCTGCGGCAAGAAGGCCGGCCGGTGACCGACCTGGTTGGGGACGCGTCCACAACGAGAGTCATGACCAAGGACTGGAGAACCACGGACATTGCCACCCAATGGATCCGCCACAAAGCTGCAGCTCTCTCCCAGCCTTTCGCCCTCTACCTGGGCCTGAACCTGCCACACCCCTACGTCACAGACTCCTTGGGGCCCAACGCTGGGGGATCCACCTTCCGCACCTCTCCTTACTGGCTTGAAAAG GTGATGCCTGAATTAATCTCTATTCCAAAATGGCTGCCGTTGTCCGACATGCACCCTGTGGACTACTACTCCACCTTCACCAAGAACTGCAGTGGGAACTTCACAGAGCAGGAGGTCAGAAAGATACGGGCCTTCTACTACGCTATGTGTGCTGAAACAGATGCCATGCTGG GCCAGGTGATCTCAGCTTTGCGGGACACAGACTTGCTGGACACCACAGTGCTGCTCTTCACGTCTGACCACGGCGACCTGGCCATGGAGCACCGACAGTTCTACAAGATGTCCATGTTTGAGGGCAGCTCCCATGTCCCCCTGCTCATCATGGGGCCTGGGGTGAAGTCTGGCCTGCGGCTGAGTCAGCTAGTGTCCTTGGTGGACATCTATCCCACTGTGCTGG AGATGGCAGGCGTAGCAGTGCCAGGTGGCCTTAGTGGTCATTCACTCCTGCCTTTGCTGTCTCAGTCTGCTGCCCGGCCCGCACGGCCTCGCCCAGACTGGGTATTGAGTGAATACCACGGTTGCAATGCCAACGCCTCCACCTATATGTTGAGGGAGGGCCAGTGGAAGTACATTACCTACGCAGATGGTGTGAGTGTCCCCCCGCAGCTAttcg ACTTAACGGTGGACAAAGAGGAGCTTCACAATGTGGCGTCCAAATTCCCTGATGTGTGTCGTCACCTGGACAAGCTGCTGCGCAGCGCAGTAGACTACCCCCAAGTCTCTCAGGCAATCTGTCTCTACAATAAGCAACAGTTTGCTGCATGGCGAAAGAGTCTTGGTGACAATTATACCCAAGTCATTGCAAACCTGCGTTGGCATCTGGACTGGCAAGAGGATGTGGAGAACAATGAGAAAGCCATCGATGAGTGGCTCATGACATCTGGGTTCTCTTCTGAAAAGCTCAAAGTATCTCTGTTTTAA